Proteins encoded by one window of Salvia miltiorrhiza cultivar Shanhuang (shh) unplaced genomic scaffold, IMPLAD_Smil_shh original_scaffold_404, whole genome shotgun sequence:
- the LOC131004486 gene encoding BTB/POZ and MATH domain-containing protein 1-like translates to MYWDALPDFEELIGLNSKGASTLMSQHLLAAADRYGLDWLRLLCEANLCEDVAINTVATTLALAEQHHCFQLKSVCLKFVALPDNLRAVMQTDGFDYLKESYPHVLTELLEYVAKINEHSIAVGKLGIEGILDGGDVNGRRVKQRM, encoded by the exons ATGTATTGGGATGCACTTCCTGATTTTGAAGAGCTTATTGGACTGAACTCAAAAGGGGCCTCAACCTTGATGTCTCAGCATCTGCTTGCTGCGGCTGATCGGTATGGTTTAGATTGGTTGAGGTTGCTCTGTGAAGCTAACCTTTGTGAGGATGTCGCTATCAACACTGTTGCAACCACATTAGCACTTGCAGAACAACACCACTGTTTCCAGCTGAAATCTGTCTGTCTCAAATTTGTCGCACTTCCTGATAATCTTAGAG CTGTCATGCAGACAGATGGTTTTGACTACCTTAAAGAAAGCTATCCACATGTGCTCACTGAGTTATTGGAGTATGTTGCCAAGATCAACGAACATTCTATTGCTGTTGGCAAGCTAGGGATCGAAGGTATTCTAGATGGAGGGGATGTTAATGGTAGACGCGTCAAACAAAGAATGTGA
- the LOC131004488 gene encoding sm-like protein LSM2, translating into MLFFSYFKDLVGREVTVELKNDLAIRGTLHSVDQYLNIKLENTRVVDQDKYPHMLSVRNCFFRGSVVRYVQLPPEGVDVELLHDATRREARGG; encoded by the exons ATG TTGTTCTTCTCGTATTTCAAGGATTTGGTGGGGAGAGAAGTAACGGTGGAATTGAAGAACGATTTAGCGATTAGAGGGACTCTACATTCAGTGGATCAATATCTCAACATTAAGCTGGAGAATACTAGGGTTGTTGATCAAGACAAGTACCCCCATATG CTTTCAGTGCGAAACTGCTTTTTCCGGGGATCTGTGGTCCGATATGTCCAATTGCCACCCGAGGGAGTTGATGTCGAGCTTCTGCATGATGCCACCAGAAGAGAAGCACGCGGTGGCTAA